One Dreissena polymorpha isolate Duluth1 chromosome 9, UMN_Dpol_1.0, whole genome shotgun sequence genomic window carries:
- the LOC127845884 gene encoding copine-4-like produces the protein MIGVILSSQLHFPCINQEKKAKKKKYENSGFVGVDSFKVQKVASFLEYIYGGMQINFTVGVDFTGSNGDPRQPQSLHYINPYQPNQYQQAIQAVGAVCQDYDTDKLFPALGFGAKLADGQVSHEFAMNFNPQNPYCAGIHGILEAYQNCIIKVQLWGPTNAAPIIYHVARFADAAQREEQAKGAHAYFVLLLLTDGVLTDFDETRKAIVYASGLPMSIIIVGVGSADFSEMNVLDGDDGILKDPTGRPIQRDIVQFVPFRDFQRASAVELARHVLAEVPHQVTHYYKMRGLAPRPAAQQQAPPM, from the exons ATGATAGGTGTCATTCTGTCTTCGCAATTACAT TTTCCATGTATTAACCAGGAGAAGAAAGCAAAGAAGAAGAAATATGAAAACTCCGGATTTGTTGGTGTTGACTCCTTTAAG GTGCAGAAGGTCGCTAGCTTCCTGGAGTACATCTATGGAGGAATGCAGATTAATTTTACA GTTGGTGTAGATTTTACGGGCTCCAACGGTGATCCCCGCCAACCCCAGTCACTTCACTACATCAACCCATACCAGCCCAACCAGTATCAGCAGGCCATACAGGCTGTGGGCGCTGTGTGCCAGGACTATGACAC AGACAAGTTGTTCCCAGCTTTAGGTTTTGGTGCAAAGTTGGCTGATGGTCAGGTTTCACATGAGTTTGCCATGAACTTCAACCCACAAAACCCCTACTGTGCAG GGATACATGGGATCCTAGAGGCGTATCAAAACTGTATCATTAAGGTACAGTTATGGGGCCCCACTAACGCAGCCCCTATCATCTACCATGTAGCAAGGTTTGCAGACGCCGCCCAGAGAGAGGAGCAAGCAAAAGGGGCCCAT GCATATTTTGTACTTCTTCTTCTGACGGACGGTGTGCTGACTGATTTTGATGAGACTAGAAAGGCAATCGTCTATGCGTCAGGCCTTCCTATGTCGATCATCATTGTCGGCGTGGGCAGTGCAGACTTCAGTGAAATGAATGTCCTGGATGGAGATGATGGTATATTGAAGGACCCCACTGGACGTCCTATCCAGCGAGATATCGTGCAGTTTGTACCTTTTCGAGACTTCCAGAGA GCTTCAGCGGTGGAATTGGCCCGTCACGTTTTGGCGGAGGTACCACACCAGGTTACACACTACTATAAGATGAGGGGGCTGGCCCCTAGACCTGCCGCTCAACAACAGGCTCCACCCATGTAG